Below is a window of Vibrio aerogenes DNA.
TCTTCCGGATGAAGCAGGGATAAGCCAAAACATCCTATTGAACAGTGAGTGGAAGGATATTGAAAAAATAGTGAAAGAATATTGAAACAATAGTCAAATCAACCCGGCTCAGTCTGGCGACGGAGCCGGTAATTCGACTGACTACAGAACGGGATTCCGGTCTGAATCGTGTCACCAGAGTAACGGGGAAGTTATTGAGCGTTGACCTTTTCCTCTGGTGTTTTCTCTGTGACCTCATGGAACTGAACCGCCTCAACACCCCGGTCAGCCGGCCGGACCACGACTGTTCTTGCTATCAGATCATGCCAGCCCTGCTTTTTGCTGTTAAATGCAACCCAAATAAAACCAAGGCAAAGAGGAAAGGCGCTGATGTAGTAGGCAAAATAACGCAAAACAGACCGGGGAACCGATAAGGGTTCTCCGGTTTTTGCATCCAGAACCTGTAATTTTAATGCCATTTTACCGGGGGTCGCAGAGCGGTAAACCCAGAATGCCACCGTTGCCGCCAGCGGGAAAATCCAGTTCAGTAAAATATTCCAGACACTGAAAAAAGGAACCCCGCTACTGAAAGAGAAACCGCTATAAGCCCAGCGCAACAAAGGCGCACTGATTAATAAAAACAGAAATGTATCAATACATGTCGCGCCAAACCGTACCCAGAAACCGGCATATTCTAAGGTTTTTTCTTTCATTACCATTCCTTACCTGAAGCCTGCCTTCAGGAATCCGCTGCAACGAGTCGCCTGAAAGACTGAATGGCGGTTAGACAACAGAGACAGGGAAATAGTTGCCCGGCAGGAGCGAATGAATGGCCAGAGTCCGGATGCTCCTGCGTGGAAAGAAAAATACCCGGCAAACCGGGTATTTTGACAAGGGATGATTTTTCAGCATGAAAAATCATCAAAAAAGCGGAATAATGAAGCCGTACACGCCGGCACTGCCAGCCTGATTATTTGGTTGCGATTCCCATCATCACCGAGATTTGTTTATGCCCGCAAGTGATTTTAAAAACCCTTGATACATGCACATCCGCAAAACCAGCCTGAATCAGTTCATCCTGCATTTCTACCATACCGACACCGGATGCCCGGTCTTCATCATCAGAAATAAAATCCCAGTGAACAAACTGTCCGCCTTGATCTAACAGCGAATAAGCCACCGTCAAAGACTCCGCCAAATGTGGCAGCCAGCCACATACAGAACACGCAACAATCAGGTCAAACTGTTTCCGGAATGCCGGATGTTGTGCCACCAGTCCGCGGGTTAACGAGTCAACCACAGGTTCAACATTCACCAGCTCTTTTTTATCCAGTTCTTCAATCATGGACTCAGAAGCATCCAAGGCAACAATTGACTTTGCATGAGGAGAAATGAACTGGCTCAATAATCCGGTACCACAGCCAAAATCCAGCACATGGCAGCCTTCCGGAGACACTTTCTTCATCAATTCAGCAAAGGCTTTTTCTGCAAACTCAATGTTCGATTCGTCTTTTTCCCATGTGATTGCGAGTTGATCCCAACCCTCTGCCATTCTGACCTCCATCCAACTTCATTCATTCGGGTATGCCATCAAGAATAAACCAAAACAACCTTTCCTTCATAGAGTTACCTGATACCTGTATCAAGAATTGCTTCACATATCGCAACAAATTCACGGAAAAGCCTGCAATCGCTCAGCAAACAGGCAATTCTGGTCAATCAAGCCCTTGATGAGCAGAGCAGAATTACAACTCAGACTGGTAATCTTCCAGTTGATTCCCATACAGTACATACGCCGCCTCTCCCAAATCAAGGTTGACGGTTTCCGTTTTCAGGTATCCCACCACATTCACAATATCCCACAACTTTTTGATGGGAGCGCCATCTTTAAATTTCACATAAATAATCTGATTGGGTGGCGGCGGCGGCACGTGGATACAGGCACCGAGAAATGGCACCAGCAAAAATTCTGTCACGGATTTATCATCGCCTTCCAGCGGAATCACAAATCCGGGAATTTTAATCAGCCGGTTATTCAGCTCATGACGTACACTGCCAATTTTCATCTGAGGCGGCGTATCGTCATCATGATCAACCGGTGTATCATCGACCACCGGCACCTGCATACGCTCTTTTTCAGGGATCAAATCTTCCCAGTTCAGCGCCATGACTTCGGACTGTGTTTCTTTGGCTGCGATCGCCCATCCTGCGTTGTATAAACTACTGATCAGACAGACCAGCAAACATACCCATTGTACTTTTTTAAATTGCTTCATTCAGACACTCCAAGACGTATGACTTTGGCCATTTTTCATTAATTGTTATGTTATAACATGCTGAAAATAATAATAAAAAATTGTTACAAACATGAAAGCTTCATCATTTTTTCATAAATAATTCATATAAATAACAGTTAATAAGTGAGAATTATTTACAGATTTCCAAGCATTGATAGCGGAAATCAAAAGACAATAAAACGGAGAATTTCTGTGAAACGTAATATCCTGTTAGCGAGTGGTATTTTAGCGTCTCTTGCTGGTTGTACAGCCAACCATTCTTATGTTGATGCCCCACAAAAAAATGATGCGTGGTTTGTGGAAGCGCAACAACAAATCGCCAAAGCAAAAGCGAATAAGCCCATTGATAAACCAGCAAAAAACGTTATTTTGTTTGTCGGTGACGGCATGAGTATCGGCACAATCACAGCCGCCCGGATTTTTGAAGGACAACGCCGGGGCATGATGGGAGAAGAGTATAAACTCGCCTTTGAACAAATGCCTTATGTGGCTTTATCCAAAACATATAATACAGATGCGCAAACACCTGATTCAGCAGGTACAGCCTCTGCCATGGTGACCGGAGTCAAAACCAAGCAAGGCGTGATCAGTATTAATGACAATGTCCAGCGCGGATTCTGCAATACCCAAAAGGGAAATGAAGCTAAAACTGCCTGGGAAATGGCGGCTGAGAAAGGCCTGTCAGTGGGCGTCGTTTCAACGGCCCGTATCACGCACGCAACACCGGCAACCGCTTATGCACACAGTGCAGACCGGAACTGGGAAGATGATGCGAAGCTTCCAAACATTGCTAAAAATCAGGGTTGTGTGGATATTGCAAGCCAGCTGATTTCATTTAACGATGGCAAAGGTTTGGATGTTGTGCTTGGTGGCGGCCGCCGTGAATTCATTCCCAAAACAACCATCGACCCTGAAGGCAAGAAAGGGAAACGGAAAGATGGCCGTAATCTGATTGAAGAGTGGCAGGCCATGCATCCGGACGGTGCTTATGTTTATGACAAAGCCGGTTTCGATGCCATTGCGCCAAACACGAAAAAAGTCTTTGGTCTGTTTGAAAGCAGCCATATGAAATATGAAGCCGACCGCCGTGATGGTGAACCTTCTCTGGCAGAAATGACCTCAAAAGCAATTGATGTGCTGTCACAAAATAAAGACGGATATATCCTGATGGTTGAAGCTGGCCGGATTGACCACGCGCACCATGCCGGCAATGCAGCCCGTGCTCTGGCAGATACCGTCGCTTATGATGATGCGATTAAAGCTGCGCTGGATAAAACAAATGCGAAAGATACGCTGATTATCGTAACTGCTGACCATGCGCATACGTTGATTTCAAATGGTTATGCGGACCGTGGTAATCCGATTCTTGGTTTATCGAAGAAAAACGGTAAATACAGCAAAGATAAATATGGCAAACATTATACAACTCTGGCTTACGGTAATGGTCCGGGTGCAGTGAAAAAAGCCGCGGGTTCACGCCATAATCCGACTCAGGAAGAAGTCCTGAAGCTGGATTACAAGCAACAGTCGCTGATCAAACTGGATTCTGAAACACACTCAGGTGAAGATGTCGCTATCTTTGCCCGCGGACCAGAAGCTTACCTGTTCCAGGGCGCTGTTGAGCAGAATTACATTTTCCATGTCATGAATG
It encodes the following:
- a CDS encoding alkaline phosphatase, with translation MKRNILLASGILASLAGCTANHSYVDAPQKNDAWFVEAQQQIAKAKANKPIDKPAKNVILFVGDGMSIGTITAARIFEGQRRGMMGEEYKLAFEQMPYVALSKTYNTDAQTPDSAGTASAMVTGVKTKQGVISINDNVQRGFCNTQKGNEAKTAWEMAAEKGLSVGVVSTARITHATPATAYAHSADRNWEDDAKLPNIAKNQGCVDIASQLISFNDGKGLDVVLGGGRREFIPKTTIDPEGKKGKRKDGRNLIEEWQAMHPDGAYVYDKAGFDAIAPNTKKVFGLFESSHMKYEADRRDGEPSLAEMTSKAIDVLSQNKDGYILMVEAGRIDHAHHAGNAARALADTVAYDDAIKAALDKTNAKDTLIIVTADHAHTLISNGYADRGNPILGLSKKNGKYSKDKYGKHYTTLAYGNGPGAVKKAAGSRHNPTQEEVLKLDYKQQSLIKLDSETHSGEDVAIFARGPEAYLFQGAVEQNYIFHVMNEALGLTK
- a CDS encoding class I SAM-dependent DNA methyltransferase, coding for MAEGWDQLAITWEKDESNIEFAEKAFAELMKKVSPEGCHVLDFGCGTGLLSQFISPHAKSIVALDASESMIEELDKKELVNVEPVVDSLTRGLVAQHPAFRKQFDLIVACSVCGWLPHLAESLTVAYSLLDQGGQFVHWDFISDDEDRASGVGMVEMQDELIQAGFADVHVSRVFKITCGHKQISVMMGIATK
- a CDS encoding DUF3299 domain-containing protein, with protein sequence MKQFKKVQWVCLLVCLISSLYNAGWAIAAKETQSEVMALNWEDLIPEKERMQVPVVDDTPVDHDDDTPPQMKIGSVRHELNNRLIKIPGFVIPLEGDDKSVTEFLLVPFLGACIHVPPPPPNQIIYVKFKDGAPIKKLWDIVNVVGYLKTETVNLDLGEAAYVLYGNQLEDYQSEL
- a CDS encoding RDD family protein, with product MKEKTLEYAGFWVRFGATCIDTFLFLLISAPLLRWAYSGFSFSSGVPFFSVWNILLNWIFPLAATVAFWVYRSATPGKMALKLQVLDAKTGEPLSVPRSVLRYFAYYISAFPLCLGFIWVAFNSKKQGWHDLIARTVVVRPADRGVEAVQFHEVTEKTPEEKVNAQ